GCACCACGGCAAAGGCTTCGTTGATTTCCCAGAGGTCCACGTCGCCCACGGCCCAGCCGGTTTTGGCCAGCAGCTTCTGGGTGGCGCCCACCGGCGCGGTGGCGAACCAGTTGGGTTCCTGGGCATGGGTGCTGTGCGCCACGATGCGGGCCAGGGGCTTGAGTCCCTGCGCCTTGGCGGTGGACTCGCGCATCAGCACCAGCGCTGCGGCGCCGTCGTTGATCGAGGAGCTGCTGGCGGCGGTGATGGTGCCGCCGTCTTTCTTGAAGGCGGGCTTGAGGCTGGTGATTTTGTCGAGCTTGACTTTGCCCGGACCCTCGTCGATCGAGACCACGCGCTCACCGCTGCGGTCTTTCACCGTAACGGGGGCGATCTCCGTGGCAAACGCACCGCTCTCGGTGGCGGCCTTGGCGCGGGTCACCGATGCAATGGCGAAGGCATCTTGCTGCTCGCGGGTGAAGCTGTACTTGGCAGCACAGTCTTCGCCGAAGGTGCCCATGGAGCGACCGGCTTCGTAGGCGTCCTCCAGGCCGTCGAGCATCATGTGGTCGTAGATTTTGTCGTGGCCCATGCGGTAACCGCCACGGCCCTTGAGCATGAGGTAAGGCGCGTTGGTCATGCTCTCCATGCCGCCAGACACCATCACCGTGGCGCTGCCGGCCATCAACATATCGTGCGCAAGCATGGTGGCTTTCATGCCCGAGCCACACATTTTGGACAAGGTGACCGCACCTGCAGACAAGGGCAAGCCGCCCTTGAGCGCGGCCTGTCGGGCCGGCGCCTGGCCTTGCCCCGCCATCAGGCAGTTGCCAAACAGCACTTCGTCCACCAGTTCGGGCTTCACGCCAGCGCGCTCCACCGCGGCCTTGATCGCCACGCCACCCAGATCGTGGGCCGACTGGGATGCAAAGTCGCTCTGGAACGAGCCCATGGGTGTGCGCGCTGCGCCAACGATAACGATGGGGTCTTGGGAAGCGGTCATGAAAATCTCCTCTATGGATTCAGAAAAACAGGTCAGAAAAACGGACTTCAATGTGCATGAAAGCGCCGATCGCGTTCATAAGGGAATACATCGTGCACATGCCCGGCAACAATGCGCTCTTTGTGCTGCTGCCAGAAATCGGGTTCCAGCAAGTCGGCGTGGTGCCTCATGAACTCGGCGCGCACCCGCGGGTTGCCCAGCAGGAAGGGGCCGAAGGTTTCCGGGAACACATCACCTTTGGCCACGCTGTACCAGATCTCGCCCGACATCTCTTCTTCTTCGTTGCGCGGCTCAGGCACTTTACGGAAGTTGCAATCGGTGATGTATTCGATTTCGTCGTAGTCGTAAAAAACCACCTTGCCGTGGCGGGTGATGCCAAAGTTTTTCCACAGCATGTCGCCCGGAAAAATATTGGCCGCCACCAGGTCCTTAATGGCATTGCCATACTCCACCACCGCCCGTGTGAGCTGCGCCTGGGCGACCGCATCTTGCGCATCAATGCGCAGCGCATCGAACGCTTCTTGCAAATAGATGTTGAGCGGAATCATGCGCCGTTCGATGTAGACGTGCTTGATCAGTACCTCAAGCTTGCCATCGCCATTGGTATCGGCAATCTCCAGCTGGCTGGGTGCGAATTTTGTGATCTCGGCGATGAGTTCATCGGTGAAACGCTCGCGCGGAAAACCGGCGACTGAAAACTCCAGCGTGTCGGCCATGCGGCCCACCCGGTCGTGGTTTTTCACCAGCTGGTATTTGCCACGGATCTGCTCGCGCGAGGTGTCTTTTTGAGGCGGGTAAAAGTCCTTGATGACTTTGAATACAAACGGGTAGCTCGGCAAATCGAACACCAGCATCACCATGCCCTTGATGCCCGGGGCGATGCGGAACTTGTCGGTGCTGTGCCGCATGTGGAACAGAAAATCGCGGTAGAACAGCGTCTTGCCCTGCTTGGCCAACCCCAGCGAAATGTAAAACTCGGCGCGTGGTTTGCGCGGCATCAGGTTGCGCAGAAACTGAACATACGCGCTGGGAATTTCCATGTCGACCATGAAGTAGGCACGCGCGAACGAAAACAGCAGCAGCAAATCGTCTTCGCCGAACAGGGCCGCGTCGATGATCAGCTTGCCGGCTTCGTTGTGCACGATGGGCAGCGCAAACGGCATCTCCTGAAAGCCATTGATGATCTTGCCCACGATGTAGGCACCCTTGTTGCGAAAGAACAGCGTCGAGAGCGCCTGAAACTGGAAGTTGGCGCGCAGCTTCACATGATCAAAGCGTGCCTTCATGGCATCCAGAACCAGCATTGCATCCCGATCCAGGTCGTCAAAAGGCACCCTCAGATCAAAATCGCGCACCATGAGCAACACCTTGTCCAGCATGCTGTCGGCCTGTGGGTAGTAACAGAGGTAGGTGGGTTTGGCGTTGGGCTCGTCGTTCTCGATGTATTCGGTAGAGACTGCCGGTCGCACAAAGATGAAATCGTTCTGGAAGTACGCGCGGTTGAGTATCTTGGTGGTGACCGAGTTGAAGAAGGTCTCGGCCAGCTCGGGCTGGTGGTGGTTCACCAACAAGCCGATGTAGTGCAGCTTGACCTGCTCCCACACATCCATGGGCTGGTTGTGGGCAACAAACTCCTTGGTCAGGCGCTTGACGCATTCCTTGACCCGCAGATCGTAGAACTCGATGCGGTCGCGCTGGGCCCGCTGCTGACCATTCCAGTCCTGGGTTTCAAAGCGGTGCTTGGCGCGGGCCGACTCGGTGCGAAACAGCCGGTAGTGGCGATTGAATCCGTCCATCATCGCCTTGGCGATATCGTGGGCGACGGGGGAGTCCAATCGACTGGGGAACACGGCAGAGCTTTGGATTCGGAGGTTCAGGCGGGTTGAGCATGGCGCTTGGCGGCCACGCCATCGACCGCAGCCCAGTACACCGTTTCCAGGCCTTCGTTGGAATCGACGGTCATCACCATGTCGCGCAACAGGCCGTCGCTCAAGGCGTAAACCCAGGCGTGCAGCGTGAGCGACTGCCCACGGCCCCAGGCGTCTTGCACCACGGTTGTCTGGGCCACGTTCATCACCTGCTCGATGGCGTTGAGCTCGCACAACACATCCACCCGGTGGGCCTCGGGTGTGGCCGCGATCAATGTGGCGTGCTGGTCGCGCACGTCCTTGATATGGCGCAGCCAGTTGTCGGCCAGGCCCACGCGCGTGTCATTGAGCGCGGCCTTCACGCCACCACAGCCGTAATGACCCACCACCATCAGGTGTTTCACTTTGAGCTGATCGACGGCGAACTGGATCGTGGACAGGCAGTTCAGGTCGGTGGGCACCACCACATTGGCCACATTGCGGTGCACAAAGACTTCGCCTGGCGCCAGACCCGTGATCTGGTTGGCCGGCACACGGCTGTCGGAACAGCCGATCCACATGTATTGCGGGCTCTGCTGGGCGATCAGGTCGGTGAAAAACGTGGGCTTCTCACGCACCATGGCCGCAGCCCATTCGCGGTTGTGT
This region of Hydrogenophaga crassostreae genomic DNA includes:
- the aceK gene encoding bifunctional isocitrate dehydrogenase kinase/phosphatase, yielding MFPSRLDSPVAHDIAKAMMDGFNRHYRLFRTESARAKHRFETQDWNGQQRAQRDRIEFYDLRVKECVKRLTKEFVAHNQPMDVWEQVKLHYIGLLVNHHQPELAETFFNSVTTKILNRAYFQNDFIFVRPAVSTEYIENDEPNAKPTYLCYYPQADSMLDKVLLMVRDFDLRVPFDDLDRDAMLVLDAMKARFDHVKLRANFQFQALSTLFFRNKGAYIVGKIINGFQEMPFALPIVHNEAGKLIIDAALFGEDDLLLLFSFARAYFMVDMEIPSAYVQFLRNLMPRKPRAEFYISLGLAKQGKTLFYRDFLFHMRHSTDKFRIAPGIKGMVMLVFDLPSYPFVFKVIKDFYPPQKDTSREQIRGKYQLVKNHDRVGRMADTLEFSVAGFPRERFTDELIAEITKFAPSQLEIADTNGDGKLEVLIKHVYIERRMIPLNIYLQEAFDALRIDAQDAVAQAQLTRAVVEYGNAIKDLVAANIFPGDMLWKNFGITRHGKVVFYDYDEIEYITDCNFRKVPEPRNEEEEMSGEIWYSVAKGDVFPETFGPFLLGNPRVRAEFMRHHADLLEPDFWQQHKERIVAGHVHDVFPYERDRRFHAH
- the can gene encoding carbonate dehydratase, producing MSSQLQDLFQHNREWAAAMVREKPTFFTDLIAQQSPQYMWIGCSDSRVPANQITGLAPGEVFVHRNVANVVVPTDLNCLSTIQFAVDQLKVKHLMVVGHYGCGGVKAALNDTRVGLADNWLRHIKDVRDQHATLIAATPEAHRVDVLCELNAIEQVMNVAQTTVVQDAWGRGQSLTLHAWVYALSDGLLRDMVMTVDSNEGLETVYWAAVDGVAAKRHAQPA
- a CDS encoding acetyl-CoA C-acyltransferase; its protein translation is MTASQDPIVIVGAARTPMGSFQSDFASQSAHDLGGVAIKAAVERAGVKPELVDEVLFGNCLMAGQGQAPARQAALKGGLPLSAGAVTLSKMCGSGMKATMLAHDMLMAGSATVMVSGGMESMTNAPYLMLKGRGGYRMGHDKIYDHMMLDGLEDAYEAGRSMGTFGEDCAAKYSFTREQQDAFAIASVTRAKAATESGAFATEIAPVTVKDRSGERVVSIDEGPGKVKLDKITSLKPAFKKDGGTITAASSSSINDGAAALVLMRESTAKAQGLKPLARIVAHSTHAQEPNWFATAPVGATQKLLAKTGWAVGDVDLWEINEAFAVVPMALMTELSIPHEKVNVNGGACALGHPIGASGARILVTLLHALKAKGGKKGIATLCIGGGEATAMALEMV